In the genome of Oncorhynchus clarkii lewisi isolate Uvic-CL-2024 chromosome 4, UVic_Ocla_1.0, whole genome shotgun sequence, one region contains:
- the LOC139407068 gene encoding nucleoporin Nup43-like → MEGINAKYVSKKISKTRWRPVSSSSLQQPDIFATGSWDNEDNSISIWSIGENGVSSMDDEFEGDPQLLCEYKHNGDVLDLQFLDQDRIVTASSTGAVTIFRHHHNSQTLSVSQLWERAHHYPCNNAPCTGVVCNSPEIVTVGEDGRIMLFRADQEGVLRTIEKADSSAIHAVTFLRTTEILTVNSIGQLKLWDFRQPGNEPSQILSLTGDRVPLHCVDRHPNQQHIVATGGRDGMLCIWDVRQGNMPISLMEAHTSEMWEVHFHPSNPGHLFSCSEDGSLLHWETSSNTDTPSFLQGGGNTSIISRSAIAPAGGNQSLINAWLTGDSSKGHLETTHMLPSQMLSVNSLDVLGQCLVCGTDGEAIYVNRHVPI, encoded by the exons ATGGAGGGAATCAATGCTAAGTACGTGTCAAAGAAAATCAGCAAAACGAGATGGAGACCGGTCTCATCTTCGTCTTTACAGCAACCAGACATATTTGCTACTGGGTCTTGGGACAACGAG GACAACAGCATTTCAATTTGGTCCATCGGAGAGAATGGGGTCTCCAGTATGGACGATGAATTTGAGGGGGACCCTCAATTATTATGTGAATacaaacataatggggatgttcTGGACCTTCAA TTTCTGGATCAAGACAGAATAGTAACAGCGTCATCAACTGGAGCGGTGACTATCTTTCGGCATCACCACAACAGCCAG ACATTGTCTGTTTCTCAACTGTGGGAAAGAGCACATCATTATCCCTGCAACAACGCCCCATGTACTGGAGTTGTGTGTAACAGCCCTGAGATTGTCACAGTTGGGGAAGATGGAAGGATCATGCTCTTCAGAGCGGACCAGGAAGGAGTGCTGCGCACCATAG AAAAGGCTGACAGTAGCGCAATCCATGCTGTGACTTTCCTGAGGACTACAGAGATCCTTACCGTCAATTCTATTGGCCAGCTCAAACTATGGGACTTCAGGCAACCAGGCAATGAACCATCGCAGATTCTTTCATT AACTGGAGACAGAGTCCCACTGCATTGTGTGGACAGGCACCCCAACCAACAACACATTGTGGCCACAGGGGGGCGGGATGGCATGCTCTGTATCTGGGACGTGAGACAAGGCAACATGCCCATTTCACTTATGGAGGCACACACTTCTGAAA TGTGGGAGGTCCATTTTCATCCATCAAACCCAGGCCACCTATTCTCATGCTCAGAGGATGGATCACTGTTGCATTGGGAGACTTCTTCAAATACAGACACACCATCCTTCTTACAAG GTGGAGGGAACACAAGCATAATTTCTCGCAGCGCAATAGCCCCAGCAGGTGGGAACCAGTCCCTCATCAATGCCTGGCTCACTGGGGACTCTAGTAAGGGACACCTTGAGACCACTCACATGCTGCCTAGCCAAATGCTGTCTGTGAACAGTCTGGATGTACTGGGACAATGCTTGGTGTGTGGAACGGACGGAGAGGCTATTTATGTCAACAGACATGTcccaatttaa
- the LOC139407064 gene encoding katanin p60 ATPase-containing subunit A1 isoform X2: MSLHEINENVKLAREYALLGNYSSAIVCYRGVLEQIKKYLFTVRDSSFQQKWQQVWQEINEENNQVQEIMTTLESFQLETTPSKPPSNQDDINDIWPVQVERRRPPVPYKDSKPHNNRLSVAGVRAQHRQSPRGANGDRAKPLKGKEKKEPPAKPKDDKNKAEVSEKEVKRFDGQGYDKDLIEALERDIISQNPNVKWDDIADLEEAKKLLKEAVVLPMWMPEFFKGIRRPWKGVLMVGPPGTGKTLLAKAVATECRTTFFNVSSSTLTSKYRGESEKLVRILFEMARFYAPTTIFIDEIDSMCSRRGTSEEHEASRRVKAELLVQMDGVGGASDNEDPSKMVMVLAATNFPWDIDEALRRRLEKRIYIPLPSAKGRVELLRINLKELELANDVDMAKIAEQSEGYSGADITNVCRDASLMAMRRRIEGLTPEEIRNISRAEMHMPTTMEDFESSLKKVSKSVSASDLEKYEKWIEEFGSC, encoded by the exons ATGAGTCTGCATGAGATCAATGAAAACGTGAAACTTGCTCGAGAGTACGCTTTGCTTGGGAACTACAGTTCTGCTATTGTTTGTTATCGGGGAGTACTTGAACAAATCAAGAAATACCTTTTCACAGTACGGGACAGTAGCTTCCAACAGAAATGGCAACAG GTATGGCAAGAGATAAACGAAGAAAACAATCAGGTTCAAGAAATAATGACAACTCTAGAAAGTTTTCAACTGGAGACCACCCCATCCAAACCACCAAGTAATCAAGATGACATTAATGACATATGGCCTGTACAAGTAGAGCGCAG GAGGCCCCCGGTTCCCTACAAAGACAGTAAACCACACAACAACCGCCTGAGTGTGGCCGGTGTGCGGGCTCAGCATCGGCAGTCACCACGTGGGGCCAATGGGGACCGAGCCAAACCTTTGAAGGGCAAGGAAAAAAAAGAGCCCCCAGCCAAACCAAAAGACGACAAG AACAAAGCTGAAGTCTCAGAGAAAGAGGTGAAGCGTTTTGACGGACAAGGATATGACAAAGACCTTATTGAGGCCCTGGAGAGAGACATCATTTCACAGAACCCCAATGTCAAATG GGATGATATTGCAGACTTGGAAGAAGCAAAAAAGCTTTTGAAAGAAGCTGTTGTGCTACCTATGTGGATGCCAGAGTTTTTCAAAGGAATACGAAGACCATGGAAG GGTGTGCTTATGGTGGGTCCTCCAGGCACAGGAAAGACTCTTCTGGCCAAAGCCGTTGCCACAGAGTGCAGAACCACATTCTTTAACGTCTCGTCTTCTACTCTCACTTCCAAGTACAGAGGAGAGTCTGAAAAACTAGTCCGCATTCTATTTGAAATG GCCCGGTTCTATGCCCCCACCACCATATTCATTGATGAGATTGACTCCATGTGCAGCCGCAGAGGAACGTCAGAGGAACATGAGGCTAGCCGGCGGGTGAAGGCAGAGCTGCTGGTCCAGATGGATG GTGTGGGAGGAGCATCAGATAATGAGGATCCCTCTAAGATGGTGATGGTGCTGGCAGCCACTAACTTTCCCTGGGACATCGATGAGGCTCTGAGGAGACGTCTGGAGAAGAGAATCTACATCCCTCTGCCTTCAG CCAAGGGCAGAGTGGAGCTGCTGAGGATCAACCTAAAGGAGCTGGAGTTGGCCAATGATGTGGATATGGCAAAgatagcagagcagagtgagggctACTCAGGAGCAGACATCACCAATGTGTGCAG GGACGCCTCTCTGATGGCCATGCGGCGAAGGATCGAGGGGCTGACGCCAGAGGAGATCCGTAACATCTCCAGAGCCGAGATGCACATGCCCACCACCATGGAGGACTTTGAGTCTTCTCTGAAGAAAGTGTCCAAGTCTGTATCAGCGTCCGATCTAGAGAAGTATGAGAAGTGGATTGAAGAGTTTGGCTCCTGCTGA
- the LOC139407064 gene encoding katanin p60 ATPase-containing subunit A1 isoform X1 — protein MSLHEINENVKLAREYALLGNYSSAIVCYRGVLEQIKKYLFTVRDSSFQQKWQQVWQEINEENNQVQEIMTTLESFQLETTPSKPPSNQDDINDIWPVQVERRASPLPVRRPPVPYKDSKPHNNRLSVAGVRAQHRQSPRGANGDRAKPLKGKEKKEPPAKPKDDKNKAEVSEKEVKRFDGQGYDKDLIEALERDIISQNPNVKWDDIADLEEAKKLLKEAVVLPMWMPEFFKGIRRPWKGVLMVGPPGTGKTLLAKAVATECRTTFFNVSSSTLTSKYRGESEKLVRILFEMARFYAPTTIFIDEIDSMCSRRGTSEEHEASRRVKAELLVQMDGVGGASDNEDPSKMVMVLAATNFPWDIDEALRRRLEKRIYIPLPSAKGRVELLRINLKELELANDVDMAKIAEQSEGYSGADITNVCRDASLMAMRRRIEGLTPEEIRNISRAEMHMPTTMEDFESSLKKVSKSVSASDLEKYEKWIEEFGSC, from the exons ATGAGTCTGCATGAGATCAATGAAAACGTGAAACTTGCTCGAGAGTACGCTTTGCTTGGGAACTACAGTTCTGCTATTGTTTGTTATCGGGGAGTACTTGAACAAATCAAGAAATACCTTTTCACAGTACGGGACAGTAGCTTCCAACAGAAATGGCAACAG GTATGGCAAGAGATAAACGAAGAAAACAATCAGGTTCAAGAAATAATGACAACTCTAGAAAGTTTTCAACTGGAGACCACCCCATCCAAACCACCAAGTAATCAAGATGACATTAATGACATATGGCCTGTACAAGTAGAGCGCAG AGCCTCTCCTCTTCCGGTTAGGAGGCCCCCGGTTCCCTACAAAGACAGTAAACCACACAACAACCGCCTGAGTGTGGCCGGTGTGCGGGCTCAGCATCGGCAGTCACCACGTGGGGCCAATGGGGACCGAGCCAAACCTTTGAAGGGCAAGGAAAAAAAAGAGCCCCCAGCCAAACCAAAAGACGACAAG AACAAAGCTGAAGTCTCAGAGAAAGAGGTGAAGCGTTTTGACGGACAAGGATATGACAAAGACCTTATTGAGGCCCTGGAGAGAGACATCATTTCACAGAACCCCAATGTCAAATG GGATGATATTGCAGACTTGGAAGAAGCAAAAAAGCTTTTGAAAGAAGCTGTTGTGCTACCTATGTGGATGCCAGAGTTTTTCAAAGGAATACGAAGACCATGGAAG GGTGTGCTTATGGTGGGTCCTCCAGGCACAGGAAAGACTCTTCTGGCCAAAGCCGTTGCCACAGAGTGCAGAACCACATTCTTTAACGTCTCGTCTTCTACTCTCACTTCCAAGTACAGAGGAGAGTCTGAAAAACTAGTCCGCATTCTATTTGAAATG GCCCGGTTCTATGCCCCCACCACCATATTCATTGATGAGATTGACTCCATGTGCAGCCGCAGAGGAACGTCAGAGGAACATGAGGCTAGCCGGCGGGTGAAGGCAGAGCTGCTGGTCCAGATGGATG GTGTGGGAGGAGCATCAGATAATGAGGATCCCTCTAAGATGGTGATGGTGCTGGCAGCCACTAACTTTCCCTGGGACATCGATGAGGCTCTGAGGAGACGTCTGGAGAAGAGAATCTACATCCCTCTGCCTTCAG CCAAGGGCAGAGTGGAGCTGCTGAGGATCAACCTAAAGGAGCTGGAGTTGGCCAATGATGTGGATATGGCAAAgatagcagagcagagtgagggctACTCAGGAGCAGACATCACCAATGTGTGCAG GGACGCCTCTCTGATGGCCATGCGGCGAAGGATCGAGGGGCTGACGCCAGAGGAGATCCGTAACATCTCCAGAGCCGAGATGCACATGCCCACCACCATGGAGGACTTTGAGTCTTCTCTGAAGAAAGTGTCCAAGTCTGTATCAGCGTCCGATCTAGAGAAGTATGAGAAGTGGATTGAAGAGTTTGGCTCCTGCTGA
- the LOC139407067 gene encoding serine/threonine-protein kinase LATS1-like, with protein MKRGEKPEGYRQMRPKTFPASNYSVNSHQMLQEIRESLRNMSRPSDPPKVDMGGAVIVAPEDPRQQGRCSNPRNPYHKALQEIRKSLMPYANEPNSSGRTAEVNKQMLLELLSAGFDEEMVIRALMQTNSRSVEAAIEYISKMSYQDPVREQMVDIAARPVNAGMKAPGSSHIQQPVLRRQSWKDSKESLVQRHGHMRVEGMVYRSDSPGPQGDLAGRGPPPAFPQGHPGNNQRVNPPLPPQVRSVTPPPNRGGTPPPPSWDSNPSTKRFSGNMDYLVPRISPVPQGAWPDGYSAPQNQRGISPVPMGRQPIIMQSSGGNKFSFPSGWSQNGSPQPDYMGHQSGSSRQPPPPYPVNQSSRQSPTAQQMQAGGPASSPSYINDGNLPQSMMVPNRNSHNLDMYNLDMYNIGGPQSWTQAPLGQPQSSPGSSNQDMSPSWQQHSIPVRSNSFNSHQMSNRQGHPASSQPSATTVTAITQAPILRPVKSMRVQKPELHTAVAPTHPPWMHHPPPSPSPTTYQEPLPAAPMPHVPITVAEVPSYQGPPPPYPKHLLQQPAAPCPAYDPGPKPSTGREEAAEEEECSSSSNDKPEGPYSAAMGTEKENKQITTSPVPMRRNNKDEERRGDPRVSLYSPQAFKFFMEQHVENVLKNHQMRIHRKKQLESEMQRVGLSGDAQEQMRMMLSQKESNYIRLKRAKMDKSMFKRIKTLGIGAFGEVCLARKEDTGALYAMKTLRKKDVLLRNQVAHVKAERDILAEADNEWVVRLYYSFQDKDNLYFVMDYIPGGDMMSLLIRLGLFKEDLAQFYIAELTCAVESVHKMGFIHRDIKPDNILIDRDGHIKLTDFGLCTGFRWTHDSKYYQSGDHVRQDSMDFSKEWEQDPANCRCADRLKPLERRKARQHQRCLAHSLVGTPNYIAPEVLLRTGYTQLCDWWSVGVILYEMVVGQPPFLTTTPLETQLKVINWQTTLHIPPQAKLSPEASDLIIKLCRGPEDRLGKNGADEIKVQPFFKTIDFSSDLRQMQPAPYVPTIAHCTDTSNFDPVDPDKLWSRDNEAEGKHNDTLNGWFKNGKHPEHAFYEFTFRRFFDDNGHPYSCPKPIGIEYEEGSDGDEADTEAPAQEEGEQEESRRGAQGRDLVYV; from the exons atgaagagaggggagaaacccGAAGGATATCGACAGATGCGACCAAAGACTTTCCCTGCTAGCAACTACAGTGTTAACAGCCACCAGATGCTGCAGGAAATTCGGGAGAGTCTCCGGAACATGTCCCGGCCTTCTGACCCCCCTAAGGTGGACATGGGGGGTGCTGTTATAGTGGCGCCTGAAGACCCCAGGCAACAAGGGCGCTGCAGCAACCCCAGAAACCCCTACCACAAAGCCTTGCAGGAGATTCGCAAGTCCCTGATGCCTTATGCCAATGAGCCCAACTCTTCTGGACGGACTGCAGAGGTTAACAAACAGATGTTGCTGGAGCTGCTGTCTGCTGGCTTTGATGAG GAAATGGTGATCCGTGCTCTGATGCAGACCAACAGTCGCAGCGTGGAGGCAGCCATAGAGTACATTAGTAAGATGAGCTACCAGGACCCTGTGAGGGAGCAGATGGTGGATATCGCCGCACGCCCCGTCAATGCAGGCATGAAAGCCCCCG GTTCCTCTCATATCCAGCAGCCTGTGCTGAGGAGGCAGAGCTGGAAGGATTCCAAGGAGTCCCTGGTTCAGAGACATGGCCACATGAGGGTGGAGGGGATGGTGTACCGTTCAGACAGCCCTGGACCCCAGGGTGACCTGGCAGGACGAGGCCCTCCCCCAGCCTTCCCACAGGGCCACCCTGGCAACAACCAACGGGTCAACCCTCCCCTACCCCCTCAGGTGCGCAGTGTCACCCCTCCCCCAAATAGGGGTGGAACCCCGCCTCCACCCTCCTGGGACAGTAACCCCTCCACCAAGCGCTTCTCTGGCAACATGGATTACCTGGTGCCCCGGATCTCTCCCGTTCCCCAAGGAGCCTGGCCCGATGGCTACTCAGCCCCCCAGAACCAGAGGGGTATCAGCCCAGTGCCCATGGGCCGTCAGCCCATCATCATGCAGAGCTCTGGGGGGAACAAGTTCAGCTTCCCATCCGGCTGGTCTCAGAACGGCTCCCCTCAACCAGACTACATGGGACACCAGAGTGGTAGTAGCAGACAACCCCCTCCCCCTTACCCAGTGAACCAGAGCAGCAGACAAAGCCCCACCGCTCAGCAGATGCAGGCCGGAGGTCCTGCCTCGTCCCCATCCTACATCAACGATGGTAACCTCCCCCAGTCCATGATGGTGCCTAACCGGAACAGTCACAATCTTGACATGTACAATCTTGACATGTACAACATAGGTGGGCCTCAGTCCTGGACCCAAGCCCCCCTCGGCCAGCCCCAGTCCTCCCCAGGTAGCAGCAACCAGGACATGTCCCCTTCATGGCAGCAGCACAGCATCCCTGTTCGATCCAACTCCTTCAACAGCCACCAGATGAGCAACAGGCAGGGCCACCCAGCCAGCTCCCAACCCTCTGCCACCACAGTGACAGCCATCACCCAGGCCCCCATCCTGAGGCCCGTTAAGAGTATGCGTGTGCAGAAGCCTGAACTACACACTGCTGTGgcccccacacacccaccctgGATGCACCATCCcccaccctctccatctcccactaCCTACCAGGAGCCTCTACCAGCAGCGCCCATGCCCCATGTACCCATTACAGTAGCAGAGGTGCCCAGTTACCAGGGTCCTCCACCCCCGTACCCCAAACACCTTCTCCAACAGCCTGCTGCACCCTGCCCTGCCTATGACCCAGGGCCCAAGCCCAGTactgggagagaggaggctgCAGAGGAAGAGGAGTGTAGCAGCAGCTCTAATGACAAGCCAGAGGGCCCATACTCTGCTGCCATGGGAACAGAGAAGGAGAATAAACAGATCACCACATCTCCGGTGCCTATGCGCCGGAACAACAAAGACGAGGAGCGGCGAGGAGACCCCAGAGTGTCACTCTACTCTCCCCAGGCCTTCAAGTTCTTCATGGAGCAGCACGTTGAGAACGTCCTGAAGAACCACCAAATGAGGATCCATAGGAAGAAGCAGCTGGAGAGTGAGATGCAGAGG GTTGGGTTGTCAGGGGATGCCCAGGAGCAGATGCGCATGATGCTGTCTCAGAAAGAGTCCAACTACATCCGACTGAAGCGGGCCAAGATGGACAAGTCCATGTTCAAGAGGATCAAGACCCTGGGCATCGGAGCCTTTGGAGAGGTGTGTCTAGCCCGGAAGGAGGACACGGGAGCCCTGTACGCCATGAAGACGCTGCGCAAGAAGGACGTTCTCCTCAGGAACCAGGTGGCCCACGTCAAGGCAGAGCGAGACATCCTGGCTGAGGCTGATAATGAGTGGGTGGTGCGGCTCTACTACTCCTTCCAGGACAAGGACAACCTGTACTTTGTGATGGACTACATCCCCGGGGGTGACATGATGAGTCTGCTGATCAGGCTGGGCCTTTTCAAAGAGGACTTGGCTCAGTTCTACATCGCTGAGCTCACCTGCGCCGTGGAGAGCGTGCACAAGATGGGCTTCATCCACCGCGACATCAAGCCAGACAACATCCTCATAGACCGTGACGGACACATCAAGCTCACCGACTTTGGGCTTTGCACCGGCTTCCGTTGGACGCACGACTCAAAGTACTACCAGAGTG GAGACCATGTTCGGCAGGACAGCATGGACTTCAGTAAGGAATGGGAGCAGGACCCAGCTAACTGTCGCTGCGCAGACCGGCTCAAGcccctggagaggaggaaggcgaGGCAACACCAGCGCTGCCTGGCCCACTCCCTGGTGGGGACACCCAACTACATTGCTCCAGAGGTGCTGCTCAGAACAG GATACACCCAACTgtgtgattggtggagtgttggtGTCATTCTGTATGAAATGGTGGTTGGGCAGCCTCCTTTCTTAACAACTACACCCCTGGAAACCCAGCTCAAG GTGATAAACTGGCAGACCACCCTGCACATCCCCCCTCAAGCCAAGCTGAGCCCCGAGGCATCGGACCTCATCATTAAACTATGCCGCGGCCCCGAGGATCGCCTCGGCAAGAACGGCGCCGACGAGATCAAGGTGCAGCCCTTCTTCAAGACCATCGACTTCTCTAGTGACCTGCGGCAGATGCAGCCGGCCCCCTACGTACCCACCATCGCTCACTGCACAGACACCTCCAACTTTGACCCGGTGGACCCAGACAAGCTGTGGAGCAGAGATAACGAAGCCGAGGGCAAACACAATGACACCCTTAATGGGTGGTTCAAGAACGGCAAGCACCCCGAGCACGCCTTCTACGAGTTCACCTTCCGCCGCTTCTTTGACGACAACGGCCACCCCTACAGCTGTCCCAAGCCCATTGGCATAGAGTATGAGGAGGGATCTGATGGGGACGAGGCAGACACTGAGGCCCCggcacaggaggagggagaacaggaagagagcCGCAGGGGGGCACAGGGCCGTGATTTGGTCTATGTGTAG
- the LOC139407066 gene encoding glycoprotein integral membrane protein 1-like — protein MAMKRTLSYSLFFLFMSFIFAESAPRQLNTESILINVTAGTLDDTQVQESNNLQINLNISVDEEQVLINDIPVELSGVTRLNCQALLLDTINGTSEFESGDYVSTVTRVMVSQNRLWSDSEEVVALQVFSEVIEMEGKKVQQPEMCEVKILMSPNFQKLAQYTNTYPIGHSEIFRIPRENDVVITDPTNPKKAEDQVMSHTTIHYPLKHADTTQEEIAAPGKLPETPLRMDPDLLYDNNDEDDDLGGLSDEMQTEAPLKQSISSYSAMCRWVEEVRDRLRRFWSESLPLFFLIMWVVVIGVVGSAVIVKILDMLFPTCEHKGIFHLNPVTLMPEDEKHTLLENIEIEAEEKALNEN, from the exons ATGGCGATGAAACGAACATTAAGTTATTCTCTATTTTTTCTGTTTATGTCGTTTATTTTTGCTGAGTCTGCACCTCGACAGTTGAACACG GAAAGCATTCTGATCAATGTGACAGCAGGGACATTGGATGACACACAGGTGCAGGAGTCCAACAACTTGCAG ATCAACCTGAATATTTCAGTGGATGAAGAACAGGTGCTCATCAATGACATCCCTGTGGAGTTGTCAGGGGTGACTAGGTTGAACTGCCAGGCCTTGCTGT TGGATACCATCAATGGAACCAGTGAATTTGAATCTGGTGACTATGTGTCCACTGTCACCCGGGTGATGGTGAGCCAGAATCGCCTGTGGAGTGATTCAGAAGAGGTGGTGGCTCTCCAGGTGTTCAGCGAGGTCATTGAGATGGAGGGGAAAAAG GTCCAGCAGCCAGAAATGTGCGAAGTGAAGATACTGATGAGCCCCAATTTCCAGAAGCTTGCTCAGTATACCAACACCTACCCCATTGGACACAGTGAGATCTTCAGGATCCCAAGGGAAAATGATGTGGTCATCACAGATCCAACAAATCCTAAAAAAG CTGAAGACCAAGTGATGTCCCATACCACCATTCATTACCCTCTGAAGCATGCTGACACCACCCAGGAGGAGATTGCTGCCCCAGGCAAGCTCCCAGAGACTCCCCTCCGCATGGACCCAGACTTGCTGTATGATAacaatgatgaggatgatgactTGGGAGGGCTGTCGGATGAAATGCAGACAGAGGCACCGCTCAAACAATCCATCTCCTCTTACAGT GCCATGTGTCGAtgggtggaggaggtgagggaccgCCTGCGACGCTTCTGGTCTGAGTCCTTGCCCCTGTTCTTCTTGATCATGTGGGTGGTGGTGATTGGTGTGGTTGGGTCAGCGGTCATTGTCAAGATCCTGGACATGCTCTTCCCAACATGTGAACACAA GGGAATTTTCCATTTAAATCCTGTGACTCTGATGCCTGAAGATGAGAAACACACCCTGCTAGAGAACATTGAAATAGAGGCAGAGGAAAAAGCCTTAAATGAAAACTGA